GAGTGTGTGGTGGCTGTTGCACGTGCCGCTGAGCATGGCGCTCTGGGTTCTCGCCGCCGCGCACATCGCGGGCACCTTGTATTACGCCACCCTCTCAAGGTAGCGGCGAGCATGCGCGGATCTCTTGTGTCGCGGTTGAGTCTGGTGGTCGCCATGATTGCGCTCGCCGGCGTGGTGGCGGCCTTCGCCTCCAATGGCGGCAGCATGTTCTCGCCAGGCGACCTACGCGGCGCCGACAGTACACCAACCGTGCTCGGCGGGGTGACGTCGCATGCGGAACTCAGCGGGCGGTGTGGATCCTGTCACGCGCGGCCGTTGAGCGCGCGTCCGATGAATGCCCGATGCCTCAGTTGCCACAGTGATATCCGCACGGCGATCGCCGACAGCACCTCGTTGCACGGTAGCGTGACCGACGTGAACCGCTGCACGATCTGCCATACCGAGCATGCGGGCGCGTCAGCGCCGAACGCCAGCCTCGAACGCTTCCGAGGTGTTCACGGACGGCTGGGCAGTGGCACGTTCCCGCTCGACGGGGCACACGCCAAGACCAAGTGCAACGCGTGCCACCGCAAGGCGGGAGACCGCGCCGGTTTTGGCAACGCGCCCAAAAGCTGCATCGGGTGCCATCAAGAGAAGGACAAACATCGCGGCCAGTTCGGCGCGGATTGTGCCGCGTGCCACAACACCAGCACGTGGGGCGGCGCGAGTTTTGCTCACGAGGCATTCCCCGTGAACCACGGCACTCGCGGCACGAATGCGTGCAAAACCTGTCATGAGAATCCGAACAACTACAAACAGTACACCTGCTACAACTGTCATGCCCACTCACCCGCGCGCGTGAAGGCGCAACACAGGGAAGAAGTGGGGACCGAGAATCTCGATGA
This region of Gemmatimonadota bacterium genomic DNA includes:
- a CDS encoding cytochrome c3 family protein, with protein sequence MRGSLVSRLSLVVAMIALAGVVAAFASNGGSMFSPGDLRGADSTPTVLGGVTSHAELSGRCGSCHARPLSARPMNARCLSCHSDIRTAIADSTSLHGSVTDVNRCTICHTEHAGASAPNASLERFRGVHGRLGSGTFPLDGAHAKTKCNACHRKAGDRAGFGNAPKSCIGCHQEKDKHRGQFGADCAACHNTSTWGGASFAHEAFPVNHGTRGTNACKTCHENPNNYKQYTCYNCHAHSPARVKAQHREEVGTENLDDCVRCHRGGRGEGREHGEGRERH